The following coding sequences are from one Loxodonta africana isolate mLoxAfr1 chromosome 18, mLoxAfr1.hap2, whole genome shotgun sequence window:
- the PIRT gene encoding phosphoinositide-interacting protein: MTMEALPKALEVDERSPESKDLLPSQTASSLCISSRSESVWTTTPRSNWEIYRKPIVIVSVGGAILLFGVVITCLAYTLDLGEKSKTILKMIGPAFLSLGLMMLVCGLVWVPIIKKKQKQRQKSVFFQNLKSFFLKR; this comes from the coding sequence ATGACGATGGAGGCTCTCCCCAAGGCCCTGGAGGTCGATGAAAGGTCTCCAGAATCCAAGGATCTGCTGCCCAGCCAGACGGCCAGCTCTCtgtgcatcagctccaggagtGAGTCTGTCTGGACCACCACCCCCCGGAGTAACTGGGAAATCTACCGCAAGCCCATTGTCATCGTGTCTGTGGGAGGCGCCATCCTGCTCTTTGGTGTGGTCATCACCTGCTTGGCCTACACCCTGGACCTGGGGGAGAAGAGCAAGACCATCCTCAAGATGATAGGGCCTGCCTTCCTGTCCCTGGGACTCATGATGCTGGTGTGCGGGCTGGTGTGGGTGCCCATCATCAAAAAGaagcagaagcagagacagaagtCTGTTTTCTTCCAGAACCTCAAGTCCTTTTTCCTGAAACGCTGA